The following are encoded in a window of Fretibacter rubidus genomic DNA:
- a CDS encoding SMP-30/gluconolactonase/LRE family protein, with protein MTITRILAATLAAFLISACDSAVAPDGGESPTAVSVKDAPTSAPASSVTAHPIATPSGIGTITRLLGAADAVIPQGAEIERLSPDMFWWSEGPVWVADVREPSGGTLYFTDVPQNTLYQFTDAGGVTEFLKPSGFDAAASPNIDMSIFREAGANGLINGGDDMLIMGDHGNRAVMALRLSDKTKTVLANNYQGRKFNSPNDVVLAQNGALYFTDPPYGLKGMNTSPAKEIPFNGVYRRAPDGTISVIDKSLSFPNGIILSPDERTLYVAVSDPAAAKIYRYDLNASGQPTSRNVLFDFTDLVGDAAPGLPDGMAMSEDGHLFATGPGGVHVFAPDRTRIALISTGTAAANCTFGGAAGDQLYITSGAFLARVKLSVKGLGL; from the coding sequence ATGACCATCACTCGCATCCTCGCGGCTACTCTTGCCGCTTTTTTAATCTCCGCTTGTGACAGCGCTGTCGCGCCTGATGGGGGTGAATCACCGACAGCGGTGTCAGTGAAGGATGCGCCTACGTCGGCCCCTGCCTCTTCTGTCACTGCGCACCCTATTGCGACCCCTTCTGGTATCGGGACTATCACGCGGCTCCTAGGCGCGGCGGATGCTGTTATCCCGCAGGGGGCGGAGATTGAGCGCTTATCCCCCGATATGTTTTGGTGGTCTGAAGGCCCGGTTTGGGTCGCGGATGTGCGGGAGCCGTCGGGCGGGACGCTTTATTTTACGGATGTGCCGCAAAACACACTCTATCAATTTACCGATGCGGGCGGGGTTACGGAATTTCTAAAACCGTCGGGATTTGACGCTGCCGCGAGCCCCAATATCGATATGAGCATTTTCCGAGAGGCCGGGGCGAACGGTTTGATTAACGGCGGGGACGACATGTTGATTATGGGCGATCATGGCAACCGCGCGGTCATGGCCCTGCGATTATCGGATAAGACGAAAACTGTTCTCGCAAATAATTATCAGGGCCGTAAATTTAACAGCCCTAATGATGTCGTGCTGGCCCAAAATGGCGCGCTATATTTTACCGATCCACCTTATGGTCTAAAGGGAATGAACACGTCTCCTGCCAAGGAAATACCGTTCAACGGGGTCTATCGCCGCGCGCCAGACGGCACGATTTCTGTCATCGATAAAAGCCTGAGCTTTCCCAATGGCATCATATTGTCCCCTGATGAGCGCACGCTTTATGTGGCTGTGTCTGATCCGGCTGCGGCAAAGATATACCGCTATGATTTAAACGCATCGGGCCAACCGACATCGCGTAATGTGCTGTTTGATTTCACAGATTTGGTTGGTGACGCCGCCCCCGGATTACCCGACGGCATGGCGATGAGCGAAGACGGGCATCTGTTCGCGACCGGCCCGGGCGGCGTGCACGTCTTCGCGCCTGATAGGACGCGAATTGCGCTCATATCCACGGGCACAGCGGCGGCCAATTGCACTTTTGGTGGGGCGGCTGGTGATCAGCTTTATATCACATCGGGCGCGTTCCTCGCGCGCGTGAAACTGAGCGTGAAGGGTTTGGGGCTTTAG
- a CDS encoding gluconokinase — protein MPHYIIMGVSGCGKSTIGRALAQRLDRPFIEGDDYHPPCNIDKMRAGKPLSNDDRKDWITGLCAAINESPASVTACSALNETVRGWLRDSLKTAPVFIYLHGSEAVIRQRLSTRTDHYFDPVLLDSQFKALHVPKDAVSITIDNSPEAIVKDILRALDKAH, from the coding sequence ATGCCCCATTATATTATTATGGGTGTTTCGGGATGCGGAAAATCCACGATTGGGCGCGCGCTAGCACAGCGGCTAGACCGGCCTTTCATCGAAGGCGATGATTATCACCCGCCATGCAATATCGATAAAATGCGAGCGGGCAAGCCGCTGTCCAATGATGACCGCAAGGATTGGATTACAGGCTTATGTGCCGCGATAAATGAAAGCCCGGCCTCCGTGACGGCCTGTTCGGCGTTAAACGAAACGGTGCGCGGCTGGTTACGAGACAGCCTTAAGACAGCCCCCGTCTTTATATATCTGCACGGATCCGAGGCCGTAATTAGACAGCGCCTATCCACCCGCACAGATCACTATTTTGACCCGGTGTTACTGGACAGTCAGTTCAAAGCGCTGCACGTTCCAAAGGACGCGGTGAGCATCACAATCGACAATTCGCCCGAGGCTATCGTCAAAGACATCCTGCGCGCGTTAGACAAGGCGCATTAG
- a CDS encoding gluconate:H+ symporter, whose product MAYPLVMTALSIAALLILVLKFRLPAFIALLLVSLGFGLSVGMEPMDVITAVKNGMGGTLGFVAVVVGLGAMMGALLEISGGVSAISDTILKRFGEHRAQGALGFIGFLVAIPVFFDVAFIILMPVLLGLRDKTGKSIIYFAIPLLAGLAVTHAFIPPTPGPIAVSEILGADLGWVIVFGVLAGLPAMMIAGPLLARIIADRPDLQSTLPIDFAPDIDTPQNPVSFNAAMSVILLPLVLILSATVLTALTASGALSLPMPLKNTVLFIGHPFVALLIACLYAWVIFGVMRGMDKSALHNAMLKSLEPAGLVVLVTGAGGVFKQILVDSGAGKALAEALSAGSMPLLLFAFLVAGIVRVAQGSATVAMITAAGLTAPVAAVAGVEGADLALLVIAIASGASIVSHVNDSGFWLVSRYLGLSEAQTLKTWTVSTTLIGVVGFLVCCVLSLFV is encoded by the coding sequence ATGGCTTACCCGCTGGTCATGACGGCGCTGTCGATTGCGGCGCTTTTAATCTTGGTTTTGAAATTTCGGTTGCCAGCCTTTATCGCGCTGCTGCTTGTCTCGCTCGGCTTTGGCTTGTCGGTGGGTATGGAGCCTATGGATGTGATTACGGCGGTGAAAAACGGCATGGGCGGCACGCTGGGCTTTGTCGCTGTCGTCGTGGGATTAGGCGCCATGATGGGCGCGCTCTTGGAAATATCGGGCGGCGTTAGCGCGATATCGGATACGATATTAAAACGGTTCGGAGAGCACCGCGCCCAAGGGGCTTTGGGCTTTATCGGCTTTTTGGTTGCTATCCCTGTGTTCTTTGATGTGGCCTTTATTATCCTTATGCCTGTGCTGTTGGGGCTGCGCGATAAAACGGGAAAATCGATTATCTATTTCGCTATCCCTTTGCTTGCGGGGTTGGCGGTCACCCATGCCTTTATCCCGCCCACGCCCGGACCCATTGCGGTATCAGAGATTTTAGGCGCAGATTTGGGCTGGGTTATTGTCTTTGGCGTGTTGGCGGGATTACCCGCTATGATGATCGCAGGGCCGTTATTGGCCCGCATAATTGCGGACCGCCCCGATTTGCAAAGCACATTACCCATTGATTTTGCGCCCGACATAGACACGCCGCAAAATCCGGTAAGCTTTAACGCCGCCATGTCGGTTATTCTCTTGCCGCTGGTTTTAATATTATCCGCGACAGTGCTCACCGCGCTGACAGCCTCTGGCGCGCTGTCCTTGCCCATGCCTTTAAAAAACACCGTGCTATTTATCGGGCATCCTTTTGTCGCCTTACTTATTGCCTGTCTTTATGCATGGGTGATTTTCGGCGTGATGCGCGGCATGGATAAATCCGCGCTGCATAATGCGATGCTAAAATCACTAGAACCTGCCGGGCTTGTCGTCTTGGTCACCGGGGCAGGGGGCGTGTTTAAACAAATTTTGGTGGACAGCGGCGCGGGCAAAGCCCTAGCCGAGGCCTTATCGGCGGGCTCCATGCCGTTATTGCTTTTCGCGTTTTTAGTGGCTGGCATTGTGCGCGTCGCCCAAGGGTCTGCGACTGTGGCGATGATTACGGCGGCGGGATTAACCGCGCCCGTTGCGGCTGTGGCAGGCGTTGAGGGCGCAGATTTGGCGCTGCTTGTGATTGCGATTGCCTCTGGCGCGTCGATTGTGTCCCATGTCAATGATAGCGGATTTTGGCTCGTCAGTCGTTATTTAGGATTGTCTGAGGCGCAGACGCTAAAGACATGGACCGTCTCGACCACGCTGATTGGGGTCGTCGGATTTTTGGTGTGTTGTGTGTTATCCCTTTTTGTCTAA
- a CDS encoding HpaII family restriction endonuclease, whose translation MLRGNKGEWAELYAFLKILSDQKLPSANETLEIEPDRFFEFLRVHWNDPQNGPTLYELHTDYIEILNSEKSITKVIPVSVISSKLNSIFKEIISGKGRSFTAPVAESLMSELNRTSLKAPSADKADILTTIIDRNTNTPELSGFSVKSILKSQATLLNASGQTLFRFKLLGLESRDPESIADEIAAIDESNSASYYFDRMKKIYDLGGKLEFSSMLSNNFENTLRKIDTMMPEFVAEMLIGYFSKKGRSLSELVKYLTNSDLTKKQFNFSLERGDYEFKIKQLLAASALGMQPAKPWDGMMKASGGYLVVVRNGDVLCYHAFNRDVFLSYLFNNTIFESPAGRTAPYMKVMQIDGNLFLDLKLQIRFS comes from the coding sequence ATGCTAAGGGGTAATAAAGGCGAATGGGCCGAATTATATGCTTTTCTAAAAATACTCAGTGATCAGAAACTACCTTCTGCAAATGAAACTTTAGAAATTGAGCCAGATCGTTTTTTTGAATTTTTAAGAGTGCATTGGAATGATCCGCAAAATGGTCCAACACTGTATGAATTACACACCGATTATATTGAGATTTTAAATTCAGAAAAAAGTATCACCAAAGTAATTCCTGTTTCCGTAATATCTTCAAAGCTTAATTCAATTTTCAAAGAAATCATTTCTGGAAAGGGAAGGTCTTTTACAGCACCAGTTGCCGAAAGCCTTATGAGTGAATTAAATCGGACTAGTTTGAAAGCTCCGAGTGCTGACAAAGCAGATATTCTCACAACTATAATTGATAGAAATACCAACACCCCTGAACTTTCTGGGTTTTCTGTAAAATCTATCTTAAAAAGTCAGGCGACTCTACTTAATGCATCTGGACAGACATTGTTTCGGTTTAAGTTATTAGGACTGGAAAGTAGAGACCCAGAAAGTATTGCAGATGAAATTGCAGCCATAGACGAAAGCAATTCGGCTAGCTATTATTTCGATAGAATGAAAAAGATTTATGATCTGGGTGGTAAGCTCGAATTTAGCTCCATGCTATCAAATAATTTTGAAAACACCTTGAGGAAAATCGACACAATGATGCCAGAATTTGTGGCGGAAATGCTAATCGGTTATTTTTCTAAAAAAGGTAGAAGTTTGTCGGAGTTAGTAAAGTATCTAACCAATTCTGATCTCACCAAAAAACAATTTAATTTCTCTTTGGAAAGAGGAGACTATGAATTTAAAATAAAACAATTGCTTGCTGCCAGTGCATTAGGCATGCAACCCGCTAAGCCATGGGACGGCATGATGAAGGCATCTGGTGGGTATCTCGTTGTCGTGCGAAATGGTGACGTTTTATGTTACCATGCATTTAATCGCGATGTTTTTCTAAGTTATCTTTTCAACAACACTATTTTTGAAAGTCCTGCGGGTCGAACGGCTCCATACATGAAAGTTATGCAGATAGATGGCAATTTATTTCTAGATTTAAAACTTCAAATTCGTTTTTCATAG
- a CDS encoding helix-turn-helix domain-containing protein: MAQMHSDTHIGEDLAAARVAKGLTHGDVAEALNLQADYIDAIERLNRDALPSIGYVLGYVRAYANLVGLDGSEAVKLFKRDSAVPVNLGMRDRPHFVPRRKIKLPRGFVPAMSVLGCAVMLAFWYGTNTRVEASVGTSIELSNPSAPAPSAPTPLPANILTIKAVAPSWVQVKDAQGRVVISRILTKGETYQTEAGARMTLSARDGGAIVLYAGEDRLGPMGDVGVSFSGKPIDASVIIPELADIPLVPLTTDRPQ, from the coding sequence ATGGCGCAGATGCATTCAGACACTCACATTGGCGAAGACCTCGCGGCCGCGCGTGTGGCCAAAGGCTTGACGCACGGCGATGTGGCTGAGGCGCTTAATCTGCAAGCCGATTATATTGACGCCATTGAACGGCTGAACCGGGACGCTTTGCCGTCCATTGGTTATGTGCTGGGATATGTGCGGGCTTATGCCAATTTGGTGGGGCTCGACGGCAGTGAAGCGGTCAAGCTGTTTAAACGCGATAGCGCTGTGCCCGTGAACCTCGGTATGCGCGATCGTCCGCATTTTGTGCCGCGCCGCAAAATTAAGCTCCCGCGTGGATTTGTGCCCGCGATGTCTGTGCTGGGCTGCGCGGTGATGCTGGCCTTTTGGTACGGCACCAACACGCGGGTAGAGGCCAGCGTTGGCACGTCAATAGAGCTTTCCAATCCGAGCGCCCCCGCGCCGAGCGCGCCCACGCCGCTGCCTGCCAATATTTTAACGATTAAGGCCGTCGCGCCGAGCTGGGTACAGGTCAAAGACGCGCAAGGCCGCGTGGTGATCAGCCGTATTCTGACCAAGGGCGAAACTTACCAAACAGAGGCAGGCGCGCGTATGACATTATCGGCGCGCGACGGCGGGGCGATTGTGCTTTATGCGGGCGAAGACCGCCTTGGCCCGATGGGGGATGTCGGTGTGTCCTTTTCCGGCAAACCGATTGACGCCTCTGTCATTATCCCGGAACTTGCCGATATTCCGCTTGTGCCGCTCACGACAGACAGGCCGCAATAA
- the ispG gene encoding flavodoxin-dependent (E)-4-hydroxy-3-methylbut-2-enyl-diphosphate synthase translates to MATDITQIRPWRTITRRKCRQIMVGKVPVGGDAPIAVQSMTNTLTHDVAATVGQIRELEAAGADIVRVSVPDPDSAAALKDIVKEVSVPLVADIHFHYKRGIEAAANGAACLRINPGNIGGQHRVKEVVAAARDNGCSIRIGVNGGSLERDLLEKYGEPCPDAMVESALMHARMLDDENFRDYKISVKASDMFLTVAAYHQLADATDAPLHLGITEAGGARIGTVKSSIGMGSLLWAGIGDTIRVSLSADPVEEIKVGFDMLKSLGLRTRGVNIISCPSCARQGFDVIKTVQILEDRLAHISEPISLSIIGCVVNGPGEAMFTDIGFTGGSAGYGMMYHAGKKTGKTDNDDMVDDIVAKVEARAAELRAVG, encoded by the coding sequence ATGGCTACAGATATCACACAAATCCGTCCTTGGCGGACCATCACCCGCCGCAAATGCCGCCAGATTATGGTGGGCAAAGTCCCTGTGGGCGGCGACGCACCGATTGCGGTGCAAAGCATGACCAATACGCTGACCCATGACGTGGCGGCAACGGTTGGACAAATCAGGGAGCTAGAGGCCGCAGGCGCCGATATTGTCCGCGTCTCTGTCCCTGACCCCGATAGTGCCGCCGCGCTGAAAGACATCGTCAAAGAGGTCTCTGTGCCGCTGGTCGCTGATATTCATTTTCATTATAAACGCGGTATCGAAGCCGCCGCCAATGGGGCCGCCTGCCTGCGCATTAATCCGGGCAATATCGGGGGGCAGCACCGGGTGAAAGAGGTCGTCGCGGCCGCGCGCGATAATGGCTGTTCCATCCGCATTGGCGTGAACGGCGGCAGCCTAGAACGGGACTTGCTCGAAAAATACGGCGAACCTTGCCCCGACGCTATGGTCGAAAGCGCGCTTATGCACGCGCGTATGCTGGATGACGAAAACTTTCGCGATTATAAAATCTCGGTCAAGGCATCAGACATGTTCCTCACCGTGGCCGCCTATCACCAGCTTGCCGATGCCACAGACGCGCCGCTGCATTTGGGCATAACAGAGGCGGGCGGTGCGCGCATCGGCACGGTCAAATCCTCCATTGGTATGGGTAGCCTTTTATGGGCGGGCATTGGCGACACCATTCGCGTGTCATTATCTGCGGATCCTGTTGAGGAAATCAAAGTCGGCTTTGATATGCTAAAATCGCTGGGCCTGCGCACGCGCGGGGTCAACATCATTTCCTGCCCAAGCTGCGCCCGCCAAGGCTTTGACGTTATTAAAACCGTACAAATCCTAGAAGACCGCCTCGCGCATATCTCGGAACCCATTTCCCTGTCCATCATCGGCTGCGTCGTCAACGGCCCTGGCGAAGCCATGTTCACAGACATCGGCTTCACAGGCGGCAGCGCAGGATACGGCATGATGTATCACGCAGGGAAGAAGACCGGGAAAACGGATAATGACGATATGGTGGATGATATCGTGGCGAAGGTTGAGGCGCGTGCGGCGGAGTTGCGGGCGGTAGGTTAG
- a CDS encoding DUF2975 domain-containing protein: MINDNDIDDVDGFGGDALPAKNTKIARLLSTILKIASVILGFVVISMLILAGVMFIPGLGEGFMADYVSEGGLDVGSTTGLGFAYLGTAIIAAAYFFVVRILSKVVKTLLAGDPFVPENISRLRSIWIIIAAAEILRTFLRVIATATGNDGDITLSISPGTWFLVFVIAALAEVFRHGAELRRDAELTV, from the coding sequence ATGATCAATGATAATGATATCGATGATGTTGACGGCTTTGGGGGTGACGCCCTGCCCGCGAAAAATACAAAAATCGCGCGGCTATTGAGTACGATTTTAAAAATTGCCAGCGTGATTTTGGGCTTTGTTGTTATCTCCATGCTTATTCTGGCGGGTGTCATGTTTATCCCGGGCCTAGGCGAAGGGTTCATGGCCGATTACGTGTCAGAAGGCGGTCTTGATGTCGGCAGCACAACAGGGCTTGGGTTCGCCTATCTCGGTACGGCCATTATTGCGGCAGCCTATTTTTTTGTCGTCAGAATTTTAAGCAAGGTTGTCAAAACTCTACTGGCGGGTGATCCTTTTGTGCCAGAAAATATTTCGCGGCTACGGTCAATCTGGATTATTATCGCGGCGGCTGAAATCTTGCGCACCTTTTTGCGCGTCATTGCAACGGCAACAGGAAATGACGGCGACATCACCTTATCCATTAGTCCTGGCACGTGGTTCCTCGTCTTTGTGATTGCCGCCCTGGCCGAGGTGTTCAGGCACGGCGCAGAATTGCGCCGCGATGCGGAGTTAACGGTCTAA
- a CDS encoding helix-turn-helix domain-containing protein, producing the protein MAIKVNLDRVLLDRGMSLTDLAERVGITLANLSILKTGKARAVRFTTLEALCRELNCQPADILVYIPDEAEDPVTGNLRDAAE; encoded by the coding sequence ATGGCGATTAAAGTAAACCTTGACCGTGTGCTTTTGGACCGTGGTATGTCGTTGACCGATTTGGCCGAACGCGTTGGCATTACGCTTGCCAATTTGTCGATTTTAAAAACAGGCAAAGCCCGTGCCGTCCGCTTTACGACATTGGAAGCGCTGTGCCGGGAACTAAATTGTCAGCCCGCAGATATCCTTGTCTATATTCCCGATGAAGCGGAAGACCCCGTCACGGGCAATCTTCGCGACGCTGCCGAGTAA
- a CDS encoding demethoxyubiquinone hydroxylase family protein — protein sequence MTTRPKLAGQTAKHRNQTPTPDAIAQMLRIDHAGEYGAVAIYKGQQAVFGRGKHTRDLAAQIKEMEDEEQKHLDAFDALLIERDVRPTALAPIWNLAGYGLGVVTALMGEKAAHACTEAVETVIEQHYAEQVEQTKDVDPALSATFAEFREDELHHRDIAVEGGAKEAPGYSVLSRVITAGCHLAIKVTGRI from the coding sequence ATGACAACACGACCGAAACTCGCGGGCCAAACGGCCAAACACCGTAATCAAACGCCAACCCCTGACGCCATTGCGCAAATGCTGCGCATTGATCACGCAGGTGAATACGGTGCTGTGGCGATTTACAAAGGCCAGCAAGCGGTCTTTGGGCGCGGCAAGCATACGCGCGACCTCGCCGCCCAAATCAAAGAAATGGAAGACGAGGAACAAAAACACCTCGATGCCTTTGATGCGCTGCTGATTGAACGCGACGTGCGCCCCACCGCCCTCGCCCCGATTTGGAATCTGGCGGGCTACGGCCTTGGTGTGGTGACGGCGTTAATGGGCGAGAAAGCCGCCCATGCCTGCACAGAAGCGGTAGAGACCGTTATTGAACAACATTACGCCGAACAGGTCGAGCAGACCAAAGATGTTGACCCCGCCCTATCCGCAACCTTTGCAGAATTTCGTGAAGACGAATTGCACCACCGCGATATCGCTGTTGAAGGCGGGGCCAAAGAGGCGCCCGGCTATAGCGTGCTATCACGCGTTATCACGGCGGGCTGCCACCTCGCGATTAAAGTTACGGGCCGTATTTAG
- a CDS encoding SMP-30/gluconolactonase/LRE family protein → MMKKFLFGAGAVIALTGAYLTLWPVPIDPAPWDAEASLGYTGDFAPNTTLADMERIAIGQTYGPEDVAIREKDGGYEVYVSGHKGEIIKIDPVTLTRTTITNTGGVPLGIEFANETDLIVADAYLGLMSVNVDTGAVNLLTNSVDGTPILYADDVDIAPNGVIYFSDASTKFGAKAIGSTMAASLLEIMEHRKTGRVLSYDPRDGVTRVVADGFSFSNGVAMHPDGQSLLVVETGTYSVHRIWVDGPRKGKREVIIGNLPGFPDNINPGPLVDLPNVTSVPTFYVGLISQRSDWLDANARKPFMRKLAMRLPERLRPSAVDYTHIVQITADGQVIQTLQDPSGDYPQATGAVMAPDGHLYVSSLSATTLARKQLNPKN, encoded by the coding sequence ATGATGAAAAAATTTCTATTCGGTGCAGGCGCGGTGATAGCGTTAACGGGCGCTTATCTGACACTTTGGCCTGTCCCGATTGACCCCGCGCCGTGGGACGCAGAAGCGTCTTTGGGTTACACGGGCGATTTTGCACCCAACACCACATTGGCAGATATGGAGCGCATTGCCATTGGGCAGACTTACGGCCCTGAAGATGTCGCCATTCGCGAAAAAGACGGCGGTTATGAGGTCTATGTGTCGGGCCATAAAGGCGAGATTATAAAGATTGACCCCGTCACCCTTACGCGCACAACTATCACGAATACAGGCGGCGTCCCGCTGGGTATTGAATTTGCGAACGAGACTGATTTGATTGTCGCAGACGCCTATTTGGGTCTGATGTCTGTCAACGTCGACACAGGCGCGGTGAACTTACTCACCAATAGTGTGGACGGCACACCCATCCTTTATGCCGATGACGTGGATATTGCCCCTAACGGCGTGATATATTTTTCCGATGCCTCGACCAAATTTGGGGCCAAAGCCATTGGCAGCACGATGGCCGCGAGCTTGCTAGAGATTATGGAGCATAGAAAAACAGGGCGTGTTTTATCTTATGACCCGCGCGACGGGGTGACGCGCGTTGTCGCCGACGGCTTTAGTTTTAGTAACGGGGTCGCAATGCATCCCGACGGGCAAAGTCTTTTGGTAGTCGAGACAGGGACTTATTCCGTTCACCGCATTTGGGTCGACGGCCCGCGAAAAGGCAAGCGTGAAGTTATCATCGGTAACCTGCCCGGCTTTCCCGATAACATTAACCCGGGGCCCTTGGTCGATTTGCCGAACGTGACGTCCGTGCCGACATTTTACGTGGGGTTAATCTCCCAGCGCTCTGACTGGCTGGATGCAAATGCCCGCAAACCGTTTATGCGGAAACTGGCCATGCGTTTGCCCGAAAGACTGCGGCCGAGCGCCGTGGATTACACCCATATTGTGCAAATCACAGCGGACGGGCAGGTCATCCAAACCTTGCAAGATCCTAGCGGGGACTATCCACAAGCCACAGGTGCCGTCATGGCCCCCGACGGTCATTTATATGTCAGTAGCCTGTCAGCGACAACGCTGGCCCGAAAACAGCTAAATCCCAAAAATTGA
- a CDS encoding disulfide bond formation protein B encodes MTQIINRDRYALFALLLSGGLLCGAWFFEYVLGYAPCTMCYWQRHAHKVVLGVALLTLIYGQIAKQQGKSVPMMLNLLIILAFLGSAYFALWHVFVEFGWLEGPKACATGDVSVEGMSGQDLIDSFSKKIKPPACSDVVWSFLGLSMAGWNAVASLCGAAIGGLALRRKTT; translated from the coding sequence ATGACCCAGATTATCAATCGCGATCGTTACGCTTTATTTGCGCTGCTCCTGTCGGGGGGGCTGTTATGTGGGGCGTGGTTTTTTGAATATGTCCTCGGCTATGCGCCCTGCACAATGTGCTACTGGCAACGCCACGCGCATAAGGTCGTTTTGGGTGTCGCGCTGCTGACGCTGATTTACGGGCAAATCGCAAAGCAGCAGGGGAAGTCCGTGCCGATGATGCTAAACCTTCTGATTATCCTTGCCTTTCTGGGCTCCGCCTATTTTGCACTGTGGCATGTCTTTGTCGAATTTGGGTGGCTGGAAGGCCCCAAAGCCTGCGCGACGGGCGATGTCTCTGTCGAAGGTATGAGCGGTCAGGACTTAATCGACAGCTTTTCCAAAAAGATAAAACCGCCTGCCTGTTCTGATGTGGTGTGGTCGTTTCTAGGGCTATCCATGGCAGGATGGAACGCAGTCGCGAGCCTATGTGGTGCGGCGATTGGTGGTCTAGCGTTACGGCGCAAGACAACTTAA
- a CDS encoding DNA cytosine methyltransferase produces MNELTNITFSELRRSANLSVSGAASFLHVSEEEILAIESGAKKLDVSTMLALKGLSLVGGKNELHLQNDYNRKLKFIDLFAGIGGFHLAFHSLGGECVFASEINQYARKTYIHNHKKTSPNLFKTNNFVGDIKTVEPSEIPDFDVLCGGFPCQPFSQAGYKRGFNETKEDRGNLFFRIVDIIKAKKPAAFFLENVRHIKNHDEGRTFRIVQQMLEAEGYSFLYKMVKASDHGLPQHRPRIFMVGFKGETTQDSKFEFPNAEPLNMTMSDIFGRPCNKPVGYTLRVGGRGSGLMDRRNWDTYAVDGEIVRLSSVEGKKMMGLPMDFEFPVSETQAMKQLGNSVAVPAVRATAEKMIEYLALVKERNAKG; encoded by the coding sequence GTGAATGAACTAACGAACATTACATTTTCAGAATTACGCCGATCTGCTAATTTATCAGTCTCTGGAGCAGCTTCATTTCTTCACGTATCCGAAGAAGAAATTCTCGCAATTGAAAGCGGAGCAAAAAAACTTGATGTATCCACAATGCTAGCTTTAAAAGGATTGTCTCTGGTTGGTGGTAAAAATGAACTACATTTACAGAATGATTATAATCGAAAACTAAAATTTATTGATTTATTCGCAGGCATAGGTGGATTTCACCTCGCCTTTCATTCACTGGGTGGCGAATGCGTTTTTGCTTCTGAGATTAATCAATATGCTCGAAAGACGTATATTCATAATCATAAAAAAACGTCTCCTAATCTATTTAAAACAAATAATTTTGTAGGGGACATAAAAACTGTTGAGCCTTCTGAAATCCCTGACTTTGATGTTTTATGCGGAGGCTTTCCGTGCCAGCCGTTCTCACAGGCTGGATATAAAAGAGGTTTTAATGAAACTAAAGAAGATAGAGGCAACCTGTTTTTCAGAATCGTTGATATTATAAAAGCTAAAAAACCAGCTGCTTTTTTCCTAGAGAACGTAAGGCATATAAAGAACCACGATGAAGGCCGCACCTTTAGAATAGTTCAACAAATGCTAGAAGCCGAAGGATATTCATTCCTTTACAAGATGGTGAAAGCTTCTGATCATGGCTTGCCACAGCACAGACCTAGAATTTTTATGGTAGGCTTCAAAGGTGAGACGACACAAGACAGTAAATTTGAGTTTCCTAATGCAGAACCTTTAAACATGACAATGTCAGACATTTTTGGAAGGCCATGTAATAAGCCAGTTGGCTACACACTCCGGGTTGGAGGAAGAGGCTCTGGTCTTATGGATAGGCGCAACTGGGATACCTATGCTGTTGATGGAGAAATCGTAAGATTGTCGAGTGTCGAGGGTAAAAAAATGATGGGTTTACCCATGGACTTTGAATTTCCCGTTTCAGAAACACAAGCAATGAAACAACTAGGGAATTCAGTTGCTGTTCCAGCGGTCAGAGCTACCGCTGAGAAGATGATTGAGTATTTGGCCTTAGTAAAGGAACGAAATGCTAAGGGGTAA